In Pithys albifrons albifrons isolate INPA30051 chromosome 32, PitAlb_v1, whole genome shotgun sequence, the genomic stretch GCTCCCCGCCTCTctcgccgctccccgccccgctcgCCGCCTCTctcgccgctccccgccccgctcgccgcccccggccccgctcgccgcTCCCCGCCTCTCTCGCCGCTCCCCGCCTCTCTCGCCGCTCCCCGCCTCTctcgccgctccccgccccgctcgccgcccccggccccgctcgccgcccccgcccgccgctcgccgctccccgccccgctcgCCGCTCCCCGCCTCTctcgccgctccccgccccgctcgccgcccccggccccgctcgccgctccccgccccgctcgCCGCTCGCCGCCTCTctcgccgctccccgccccgctcgccgcccccggccccgctcgccgctccccgcccgccgctcgccgccccccggccccgctcgccgctccccgccccgctcgccgctccccgccccgctcgccgccccccggccccgctcgccgccccccggccccgctcgccgctccccgccccgctcgccgccccccgccccgctcgcCGCTCCCCGCCTCTctcgccgctccccgccccgctcgccgccccccgccccgctcgccgctccccgccccgctcgccgcccccggccccgctcgccgcTCCCGGGGCGGAGCTCCACCCGCGGGAGTGCGCTCCGATTGGTAAACAGTGCTGCCAGTCAAGTCGACAGCCAATCAGAGTGCAGGAAAGGGCCCCAGGGCGGGTCAGGGCTGTGTCGGTCGCGCACGTCAGTCCTCACTGGCTGAGCGCGCTGGGGTTGAAACTTCGAGAAAAAAGTTTTTAGTAACTTTGGAAAAGAGGCCgcgggggctgcaggggagaCCCCCCAAAACGGGGGACGGCCCCAAGAAATGGGGGGGACCCTGATGCCTGAggattttagtgtgtttttgtagatttttgaATCGTGTAAGTTACATGGATTCTCCTGGACTGTTCACATCTTCAATGAGTTACCAAACACTTCGTCAAAGATTCTTAGACTCtctcatgccctgccaaggaCACGCTGTTTGGAAGGAGCCACTTGCAAGAAAGCTTGGAGATAAAGCACAAGAAGAAGGCCTAGAGGTTCTGGAACTCTGCAAGGGACAGTTCTGGAGAGCCCTCtgggtggggcacagagggaaatgagagTCAGTCATAGATGTCTCATCTGTTCGTTGCTGGAGAGGCTGTGAAAGCCGTGACATCCCTGCCCACGGGGTGCACGTgtgggctgtgcctgtgtgtgcacagagctCGGGGGTGCCCCTTGAAAGCTTTCACTAAAGGGAACCCATCTAACCTTCTTAATACTGAGTGTCCATTTTCACAGGAACACGGGCATCAGGCAACAGCCCCCAAAAAAGAAGGGAATCCCCAAAAACAGGAGGGGTCCCCAAAATAGGGGGGGACTCAAAAAATAAGGAGCCTCCAAAAGGGGAGGGGTTCCCAAAAAATGGGGGGACACTCAAAACCAAGCAAAGGTCCAAAAGaattggggggggagggggcacaAAAACGGTGGGAAAGGCCTAAAAAATGGGGGGAGACCCTAAAACGGGGGAGGCAAAAAATAAGGGGACCCCCAAAAGTAGAGTAGGGcctgaaaaaataaagggaacCCCAAAATCAGGAGAGATTCCCAAAAATGGTGTGGACCCTCAAAAAACAAGTAAGGGCCCCAAAAATGTGTGGATCCCAAAAACAGAGGAGGGCTCAAAAAAATAAGGGAAGCCCTAAAAGAGTGGGGGTCCACAAAAAATGAAGGTACCCCCAAAACCGGAGAAGGGCCCAAAAATTGAGGGACTCCCCAAAACGGGGGGGGGATCAATAAAGAAGGCAGCCCCCAAAAACCAGAGGGGTCCCCAAAAAGTGGGGAGACCCCCCAAAACAGGGGAGGgacctgggcacacctggggtACCTGCCCACATCTGGAGGCACCCCTGGGGGTACCTGTGGGCTTACCTGGGGTacctgtgccctcctgtgcaCCCCGGGGAATGGTACATGTACCCACTCAGTGCAGCTGACGAGGGCACTGCTGGTTGGCTGCAGAAGGCAGGGGCTGCAATACAGGCCCCATTGCACCttcagggaccccagagactcccaaaGACCCTTGGGGATGTGTCTGTGCaaggctgagggttggactccgtgatccttgtgggtccctttccactcagcacattctgggattgtgggctggtcccagtgcaggaggagCCCCTTTCCCCCAAAAAATACTGTGGTGCcccctgtgtggggaggggttcCAGCCCCACCCCAACAGGCCTGGAGGAAGGggggacaccctcctgcaggtgggatgtgcatcAATGGTGACTCCCCCACAAGCCACTTGAACACCTCAGAGCTGGGGATTATAacccccctcagcccccagtggagccagggggtcCCTGCAACCCCCAGAATGAGGGGGGGGGACTCCCAAGAGCCATTTAGAACCGAAAAAACTGGTGATCTACCTCCAAATGGGTTCATCTCACTCCCCTCCCCAATGCAAGGGCTTCACCTCAGTCcttgaaaaagaggaaagggacccacaaaagGTGTTTATAGCCCCCAAAATTGgtggaaagcagcaggatgCCCCCACAACATGTTGCTTGGTCCCATCCTATGGGGCCCCACTCCAAGTGCTGGAGACACACGTCACCTCCACATCTCTCAGTACCCCCTCAGGAAATGGGGTCTCTGCAAAAGCTCCCTCAGTATTAGAGGGTACCCCAAAGCCTCCTCAGGAACAAGAGATATGTCAAAATCCCTTGAAGGAATAGGTACCCCCTGgcctcatcccatcccacttctcTGAGTATGATGTCCCTCTTCTCTGGTTTTGATTCCCCACAGGtgggttttgggggtctcttgggAGAGATTGAGTCATTTTGAGTGGGGTTGAGCCATTGTTGATCCCTCTCAGCTGCTGGAGTGAAAAGTGCTGGAGAGAACTTTTTCCACTTGGGCCCCCtgaattttggggaaaactcCCACAAATCCTCCCAGATCCCTGAAAATGTCCCGAATATCCCCATGAACCCAAAATTCCCCACCTCACCCCCCGCCCCCCAAAATTCTGGAAACATTGTAAGGCTTTAGATGTCtttgttcaatttctttatttttaccaCAATTTCATTAAGGGATAAAGATGGatcaaaagaaaaccaaagagacagaaaaggcaCTATGTGAATATCtgggggttgggttgggtggcctTTAGACAGGGAGGGCCATAGAAAATTGAAGTCATGGAATTATCTAACTTGGAAAAGAACTCAAAGGTCATCCAGGGTTCTTGATGCCACCAGAAGAAACAACTGAACAGAGCCTGTGAGACTTTTTGCAGGTCTCAAGTCAACAAATTCCctcttcccaatgaatttccaGTATAGGTCTGTGTCCTgctggatgttcctccccctgcaTTCACCCAAGTGCCCACGgggaaccaggaggatgtggagaccaccagccagcTGTGTTCCCAACATGAATTACTGGGAATGTGGGTGACCAGGTCTGTTCCCAACGTGGGTCCTCTCATGGGTGACGGAGTTGGAGCAGCAGACAAAACTCTTCCCACAGTCAgggcaccaaggctgacagagctccaggagcatttggatgatgctctggggcacagggtgtgagtcttggggatgggcctgtgcagggctgtgggttggactccatgatccctgggggtcccttccaactcagcatattccatGATCCTTTGTAACACCCCACCTTTGcctgctttgctgctcctgTTCACCACAAGTTCCTTCCTTTACtgttctttgctttgcttgacTGGTTTCTTTCCATTGCAGCTTTGGGTGCACAGGAAAGGAATGCTGAGACATATTGGAACATCGTGGAATCGTGAGGCCATTGTGACTCTGTGGAACCTCCTGAACTTAGTGGTCATTCTGATACTACTGGGCCCTATAGAATCAAATAAACCCTGGGATACTGTGAAACTTCCTGGAATCCAGGGAGCATTATGGCAATACAGGGCCGCAAGGAATCAAAGGCCATTGTAACACcccagggcctcatggaacaaaGGGGCAATTTTGACACTGAGTGGGCTCATGGAAAGCAAAGGAaccctggggcactgtggaacCTCCCTGGATCCAGAGGCCATTGTGACATTGAGGGCCTGCATGGAACCAATGGGACCCAgggacagtgtggaacctcatggaatcaaggggccattgtgacactgtggaatctcatggatCTGATGTCACCCTGTGTCTGGGGTGGGATTGTAGGGCTTAGataaaatttattaaagaagCCCTGTCATTAAGTCATGAGGGGCAGAAAGGACCCCTGGGCTTTCTAAACTCCTCctcagagcagcctgggaggagCTGGATCCAGTCCCAGCCTCGGGTTATGGCAACGGTTTGAATTCACAGAATTGTAGAGGTGTGACTGGATCACATTTGtcctgcaggttttaatgatggcaaatcAAAACTAtgcatataaaattaattacttatTATGACAACACACAAATGAACAGATTAGTGAGCAGATGAAAGATCacaatcagaattatttactacacaataCAAACGCTACAACTACCAGTACTACAGTTTAAGACAGGACATTGCACAATACTAGAGCAATTATTGAAGCAATTATATTAAAGCTGGCAAAAAGAAGCAATTATTAGTAGGCATTTGATGTAACTCACCCAGCCCAAGGCTCCTGGGAGTTCTTTTATTCAGCCTCTAGAAGTGACATTGGGAGGGAAGGGGGCCCACtcaagggaggaatctccagACACACCCTAAGAAAGGTTATGTTGGAAGAACCTGTCCCTGTGAAAGGGGACTGGACCTTTATGGAATAAAGGGACTGAGTGACAGTCATTTGGTTCCAGTGCTTGCCTCACCATCAGGATGTTAATTCAGGGTTGAAGCCAGACTGGTTTCAACCAGGCGCCCATCTCAGCCAACACTGATACATTTGCAAATAGGGCATTGTTTGCTTGGACATTCCAGCCACAGCTCTAAAGTAGACAAATTCTCACTGCCCGCATTGTCCTCAGTGTCCTGAAGCGTCCTCCAATGGGGCAcaaggaggatgaggagaccATTTGCCAGGTGCTTAGAGGGTTTTTCCAGCCCCAACCACTGGAGGGTCATGAGCAGGAGACGGTTCTGGCCATGAGATGACCATGAGATGATTGTGAGCATGATGTCATCAAACCCGTGAGGGGACACTGACCATTTGGCCATGAGAGGACATGACACAACCACGACTCTGAGGTGATCAAACCCCTGAGATGGCCATGACTGTGACCATGAGGAacacagggggaggaacatccatcaggaTACAGAGCAGCGTTGGGAATTCCTTGACAAGAGCAGATTTGTTGACTTTACACCCTCAGAATCTCACCTGCTCCATCCCATCATTTCTTCTGGTACCATCCAGCCCCCTAATTCCACTCCAAATTCCTTAATTCCACTCAAAAGTCCCTTAATACCTCCTGGAACCCCCAGAATTTCATCTCAAATCCTTTCAATTTCACCCCAAACTTCCAACATTCCATcaaatttcctttaattttacACAAAAATCCCTTAATTCACCCAACAGTCCCTCAATTCCCCCCCCCCAATCTCTTCAATCTGCTGAAAATTCCCTTAGAGTCACTGAAATTTCCCTTACTTCCATCAAAAATTCCATTGAATCCACAGAAAATATCCAAGATTCCACCTAAAATCTCCCTGATTTCACCCAAAATCTCCTTAATTTACCCTAAAATTCCACTAATTTCACCTGTAATGCCTGATTCCACCCCAAATCCTCCTGGATCCTATCCCAAATCCTCTTTAATTCCATCTCAAATCACTTTAATCCCCAATAAAACTGCCGACTCCACCACAACTCACCAATTCCCaagtgcccccaaatcccctccggccccccaagtgcccccctTACAAGAAAAGGAGACCCTCCCTTTTTTGAAGATAAATCACTGGAAGTCCTTTAACAACAGATTGTTTGGTGTGGGGGAGAAACATTATCAAGATAAGGTCAAACCTAtctacaaagcagaaaaatgtacTCTGGAAGATGAAGCGCCTGCTCAAACAGCATGGGCTCAAACTAAGTGACTTTCCTTTACAACACTCACTGCGGTGGTGTATCTGGGATTAATAAAATGCTATTATTTTTGGTCTATGTTTTGGACAGCCACTTGtggaaagtttctttttttcctgccaagttctagggAAAAACTGCTGATAAAGAGAAGTTTTTGCTCTTGAAGACAGAGCTTGTATAAACTAGAACTAAATGTGTTCACCTCATTGGCCAACAGCCTTTAGAGGACATTTGAAGGAGAAAGTGACAATGAGGAGGATGAAGGAAGCCCCCAGACCCATTTGATAAAGGCCTTCTGAGTGATAACACACATGCAGGAGGGGAATTCCAATGCCCACGCACATGTGCAAAAGAAGTACCACTTACATAAGCACGAGGTGGGGCCAAGGGCCTCTgagtgggcagtgctggccacACCTGCCTAGGC encodes the following:
- the LOC139684138 gene encoding spidroin-1-like, with the translated sequence MGWEGAPSPQKAPGGNSPPDTRDSARVAVSGDSGVCVCVALFTNRSALPRVELRPGSGERGRGRRAGRGAASGAGGGERGGERRERRGAASGAGGGERGGERRAGPGGAAGGERRAGPGAASGAGSGERGGERRAGRGAASGAGGGERGGERRERRGAASGAGSGERRAGAASGAGGGERGGERRERRGAAREAGSGERGGERRAGPGAASGAGSGERGGERGGERRERRGAASGAGSGERGRGRRAGPGAASGAGSGERGGERRERRGAAREAGSGERGRGRRAGRGAAREAASGAGSGERGGERRAGRGAASGAGGGERGGERRERRRAGRGAASGAGSGAGGDERGGERGRGRRERRRAGPGAASGAGGERA